From the genome of Bacteroidales bacterium:
GTCCCTATCTGTTGTGGGCGTAGGAAAATTGAGGAGATCTGACACTAGTACGAGAGGACCGTGTTGGACAGACCGCTGGTGTATCAGTTGTATCGTCAGGTGCACTGCTGAGTAGCTAAGTCTGGAAAGGATAAGTGCTGAAAGCATCTAAGTACGAAGCCAACTTCAAGATAAGTTTTCCTTGAGGGTCGTCAAAGACTATGACGTAGATAGGTCGCAGGTGTAAAGGCAGTAATGTCATAGCCGAGCGAAACTAATTGCCCGAAACTTTTGCGCCGTTAGAGGTAAGCGAGATACTTTATCTTGCCGTTTAAAAGTTCTTGAAAAACAATGCGAACATTATGTCTAAAGAAATTTAGGTGGCTATAGCGTCAGGGCTCCACCTCTTCCCATCCCGAACAGAGAAGTTAAACCTGACTACGCCGATGGTACTGCGCAAGTGGGAGAGTAGGTAGCCGCCCCTTAGGGAAAGAGAGAAGTTACAAAGACTTCTCTCTTTTTTTTGTTTATAAAACTAAAGTACTTTAAGGCCATTTAAAGCCTTAAAGGCCATTAAAGCCCAAAAGGCCTAAAAGGTATTGGACAAATTGGCCTGATTGGTCAAATTGCTAAAATAGTTAAACTCCTCTCCCCAAAGCAGGGGAATATTACCCCTTTAATGCCTTTATGCCCTTTTATAACCTTAAAGGCCTTTAAGGTCTAAAAGGGTATTAGTCTAATAGCAGCAATGGTGTATAAACAAACAATGTAACTACAGTGAGAAAAAAATAAATTTTTCATTCCTTTTATCTTCTTATACAAATAAAGCCTTTTATAAAAAAACCGATAGAGTTACTCTATCGGTTTTTGCTAATATACAGAATAAGTTATTAGTAAATTAATAACTACTTTCCTAATCTGCTTTCAACTTCTTCTTTTGATATTTTCTTTGTACAGAAGAACCAATCGTAACAATGGAGTGTGTTGTCTTCTCCATCCATTCTCTCTTTTGCAACTCCGCACGAACCAGCAGGGGGAACAATAACCTCTTCTCCTGGACGCCAATCAGCGGGTAGAGCAACGCTAAAATTATCAGCAGTTTGTAGAGCAATTATTACACGTTTAATCTCATCAAAGTTCCTTCCAAGAGCAAGGGGGTAGTACATAATTGTACGAATTTTATCTTGTGGGTCTATAAAGAATACCGCTCTGACTGCTGAAGTCTCACTCTCTCCAGGTTGAATCATTCCATATAGCGATGCAACCTTCATTGAGATATCTACTATAAGAGGAAATTTAACCTCCATACCCTTCATTCCTTTCCAATCAATCTTCTCTTTGATAGTTCTTAACCATGCAATATGACTATGTATACCATCTACAGAGAGTCCTACAAGTTGAGTATTGAGAGCTTCAAACTCCTCTGCCATACTTGCAAAGGTCATAAACTCCGAAGTACATACTGGAGTAAAATCAGCGGGGTGGCTAAAGAGTATTTTCCATTTACCTTTATAGTCTTCTGGGAAGTTAATCTCTCCTTGTGTAGTTAACGCACTAAACGATGGAGCAATATCACCTATGCGAGGCATGTAATTTCTGTTATCCAAATTTTTTGTTTCCATAATTTTTATCTTTTTTTGTTAATAATATGTTTGTTTAATTTTCTATTGCAAATATATAACATAGAATAATATTTGTCAAACAGATTTTATAAAACGTAATATTGATAAAATGAATTAAGGCTATTTCGCCCTCTCTACTGAAGAGGAGTAGGGGGTAAGATATAAAAAAAAGCTGTACAAAAGTACAGCTTTCAGGGTGAATAATGGGGCTCGACTTTTTTACGGAGTAAAAATTGATCGAAACAAACGGAGGCAGTAACACAACTTGTTTGTGTGTGCCGACCTTTCTGGTTTGTGAGATAACTTCTCAGAGAGAGCCACATCTACAATAAAAAAAGCTGTACGAAAGTACAGCTTTAAGGGTGAATAATGGGGCTCGAACCCACGACCTTCGGAACCACAATCCGACGCTCTAACCAACTGAGCTACACTCACCATTTGTTTTGCGTTGCAAAGGTAATGCTTATTTTTCGTTTATGCAAGAATCTAACGCATTTTTAGAGAAAAAATATTCGTTTATTTCACCTTTGTTATGCTTTTTGAATACTCTATCCGTTTCTTTATTAAATATCAACATCTCCTCTTTAAGTTTGGGTGTTGCTACACAGTTATTTATATATATACTATCGCAAGGTAATATCTTATAAGGTTCATTTTTTACAATATCAGGGCGTTGCGTAAATATTTTAGCATATCTCGGATTTACT
Proteins encoded in this window:
- a CDS encoding peroxiredoxin, whose amino-acid sequence is MPRIGDIAPSFSALTTQGEINFPEDYKGKWKILFSHPADFTPVCTSEFMTFASMAEEFEALNTQLVGLSVDGIHSHIAWLRTIKEKIDWKGMKGMEVKFPLIVDISMKVASLYGMIQPGESETSAVRAVFFIDPQDKIRTIMYYPLALGRNFDEIKRVIIALQTADNFSVALPADWRPGEEVIVPPAGSCGVAKERMDGEDNTLHCYDWFFCTKKISKEEVESRLGK